AACAACTGGATCAGCATCGAGACCACGGCGGAGTGCGGCACCACGGGCTACAGCAACGCCCTCTCCCTGCGCCGGGGCGGTGGTGGAGGCGGCTGCCTCAAGCAGGCCACCATGTTCCTCTACGCCCTGCGCACGGGCTTCGGCGACGACGGCTCCTCGAGCCAGGAGATCGGCACCTCCAACGACGGCTCGGACTGTCCCCTCGGCACGCTCTTCAATGCCTACTACCAGCCGGCGGGCAGCAGCACCGTGGTCCTGCTCTACGCCCAGCCCCAGGGAATCCCGCGCATCCAACTCCCCGACCAACCCGCCGGCGCGGGCCACGGCCAGTACTGGTTCACAGCAGTCGACCCGGTGACCCTGGTCGAATTCGACCAGAGCGCCCCGATCACAGACGACGTGCGCAACACGACCCAGAACCAGAGCCCCGCGTCAGCACCCGGCTCCCGCAACCTCCAATTCGTCCACCGCGATCACCTCGGCAGCACCCGCCTGATGACCGACGAGAACGGTGTCGAGATCGGTCGCTGGAGGTACTTTCCGTTCGGGATGGAGGCGACGACGGAGGAGAGCGGCGACCAGAGGATGAAGTTCACGGGGCATGAGAGGGATGGGGAGGTTGAGCTGGACTATATGTTGGCGAGGTACTACGGGAGCAGCCTCGGGCGTTTTCTCTCGGTCGACCCAAGTCTCGAGAGCGCTGACTCATCCTTTCCCCAGAGTTGGAGCCGATCCTCGTATTCCTTGGACAATCCGGTCAGGTTTGTCGATCCTGACGGCCGAAAATACGCAAATGCAGCGGGGAGGAGGCTCAAGAATCGCATCATCAACCAAAGTGACCCCAGTCCAACAGGCACCGCTACTGTGCGGGCGCTTGACGCGGAGCCTGAGAGAGTCAAGGTCAAGATCAGTGGCAAGGCGATGATCGAGCTGGTCGATAACAGCGGAAAGGCCGTTCCGGGAACACAGAGAGTCGTGGCACCGAAGAATGTTGGCAAGGCTGTTGCGAATCTCCAGTCCCAGGCGAAAGCAGGGCAGCGAGTGGCTCCGGTGGCGGGGACATATACACCGAAGAAAACAGACGCGCAGGGGAATGTTACGAAGAGCCAGGTTACGATCTACCTCGGTTCTCAGAACATATCAAAAGAGTGGAAGGGCAAGTCGCAGAAGGAATTCGTGAACGCGACGTTTGTGCATGAATCAGCGCACGGTGTGGGGCCGGGTCCAGCACCTGAACCACAAGCGAAACAAACGGAAAACGATTACAAAAAGGAATCCCAGGACGGAAAGCCATGAGAACTTCAGTGTTCTGCATCGTCCTGGTCTTTGCGCCGCCTCTTGCGGTCATGGCAGAGTCGGGCGACGCTCCGCCGCCGGTCATGCGATTCGTGAGGAGCACATACTCGTTCGCGCGAAAGGTTGACCGCG
The sequence above is drawn from the Acidobacteriota bacterium genome and encodes:
- a CDS encoding RHS repeat-associated core domain-containing protein → NNWISIETTAECGTTGYSNALSLRRGGGGGGCLKQATMFLYALRTGFGDDGSSSQEIGTSNDGSDCPLGTLFNAYYQPAGSSTVVLLYAQPQGIPRIQLPDQPAGAGHGQYWFTAVDPVTLVEFDQSAPITDDVRNTTQNQSPASAPGSRNLQFVHRDHLGSTRLMTDENGVEIGRWRYFPFGMEATTEESGDQRMKFTGHERDGEVELDYMLARYYGSSLGRFLSVDPSLESADSSFPQSWSRSSYSLDNPVRFVDPDGRKYANAAGRRLKNRIINQSDPSPTGTATVRALDAEPERVKVKISGKAMIELVDNSGKAVPGTQRVVAPKNVGKAVANLQSQAKAGQRVAPVAGTYTPKKTDAQGNVTKSQVTIYLGSQNISKEWKGKSQKEFVNATFVHESAHGVGPGPAPEPQAKQTENDYKKESQDGKP